The Solanum pennellii chromosome 7, SPENNV200 DNA segment TAGACATCAAGAAATTCAATACCAACACTTGCCTGGAAGTCCTTCTAACATCGGTTCCATCATGTAAAACTCCAACTTCTTCAGCTTTGACCGATATTCACTTATTTTAAGTGCGGCCacaaaattattatacttttcAATACCATAACTATATAAATTCAAGATGACATCTGCTAGTGCCTCAACATCTAGTCACTCTTCAATTTGCACTTATGATACACTCTCAACTTTGTAATTTATAGCAGATATtatttggagctcaccactctgcttcatTGACCTAAAGATATTGAATGTtgtttcttcattgttcaacttAAACATCATCTGTGCTTTTTCCATATCGACTAAAGTGCCCAGTGGCAGGGAATTGTCCCCTTAGGATAATGGGgacctcaaaatcaacctcacgGTCAAGAATCACAAAGTCGTTAGGAAACGACTCCAGTTTCACAAACACATCATGGACTACGTCTAATGTCCTCTTCACAGTTCGATCGACTATCAGTAACCGCATCGTGGTAGTCTTTGGGTGTCCCAAGCCTAAACTCTTATAACTAGACAATGGCATAAGATTTATGCTCGCACCAAGATCACACAGTGCCTTCGCAAAGTGTAGAAACCCTATattacatggaatagtgaaggcaccTGGATCATACTTCTTTTGCACACGAGACCTTGTAACTGACCTCTTCTTTTTCACCATATCCATCATAAACTTAGCATATCCGGGCATTTACTCTAAAGCTTCTATCAATGgaacattgatggaaagctgtTACAACATATTTATAAACTAGTGATATTTAGCGTCATTCGTTTTCTTCAATAATCTATGCGGAAATGGTTACGGAGGTTTAGGCATAGGGGCCACTTTATGAGATAACTCTGCTTCTTTCATTGTTGCATCACCCAACTCTCACCTATCTTACCCCGTCTAGTAGTGACTTCCATGCAATTCCCATAATCCTTTGGTTTCTAGATAGTGTTGCTTGGAAGAGTCTCAGGTTAGCGTGGGTTTTCTATAGTAGAAAATTGAGTCATTTGTAGCTTAAAATGCTTTATCGAGACcacatgtgcatccaccttttgtcCAATACAATACAAATTACTTCTAATCTCCTTCTCATACTTATCAGTTTCATCAAACCTTCTCATGATCTTCTTCAGCATATTCTCAATACAAGCCAAATTACTTCCACCTTCCCTAGGGGCAGATTCCCAATTAGTGAGGAGAAACGTATGGCACAAATCAATCGTTCTTGCTACCGTAGTTGTTCaagttgaagttgttgtcacaCTTGTAGTTCCCATCTTGAACAAATTGCCTCTCTCGGTTGTAGTTATGTAACACTCCGCAAGTTTATGACTTTGTGTAGAGCCTTACATCATAAACCAATCCTTGGAAACAATGTTTCTAAGACTAAATTAATGTATTGAAACTAATTAGGAAATGTTAgattcaaaacatcaagaaacaaCCAAGACATCAGGAGACTAGTAAAATCGACACTAATGTCTTGGTATGTTTCAAGGTGTTTTAAGTAtcaaaatttagtcaaaaaagTGCTATACATGTACTAGAGTGTTATTAGGGTCGAACAATTTGGGTACCACTCCCTAAGGacaaccctaagggtccttggagagggCCCTAACATTTATTTGACCTAAAACATTCAAATTGACAGTGGCCAAATGACTGTCCAAAAGACAAGACATTGATGGGTCAACGACCCTTCGATGTTGTTGTAGGTCAATACTTAGATTATTCTAAAAAAGGGATCAAAACACCCTCTCTGTACAGAGGAAGGCTTTCAAGTACGGGGCTATCGATGATCAGTGTCCCGTAGATAGGGGTTTGTCGATAGAGTGTCAAGTAGAGTCCCTAATTTTTAGTTGATCAGTTAGTATGTTAGttagttatgttattaattaagggttaacATGTGATTAATTAATCTAGTTAAAGGATTATATAATCTACCCTAACTCATAAACTAACTTAACATCCCCATTATTCCCATACCCAATTCTCTCcaccttctctcttctttctgtCTCCTTTCCCGAAGATCCTATTAAAAACAAGGCTTCAAGGTTCACTAGGGCtccaaaactcaattttttcTCTATCAAGCATCAAGTATTATTAAGGTTTTGAATTTATTCATTCTTGGGATCTCATTTCCCAAGAGGCTCATCAAAATTAGTTTGTAAGGATGTctaaaagatgagttttcatccaatttcgtgaatgatctttcaaatt contains these protein-coding regions:
- the LOC107024906 gene encoding uncharacterized protein LOC107024906, which codes for MPGYAKFMMDMVKKKRSVTRSRVQKKYDPGAFTIPCNIGFLHFAKALCDLGASINLMPLSSYKSLGLGHPKTTTMRLLIVDRTVKRTLDVVHDVFVKLESFPNDFVILDREVDFEVPIILRGQFPATGHFSRYGKSTDDV